The Deinococcus seoulensis DNA segment TTCTGGACGGCATGCACCTGCACGACACGGCCGTGCGCCTCGCGCGGGCCGCCGCGCCGGAACGCGTGATCCTGATCACGGACGCCATGCGCGCCGCCGGACTGGGTGACGGCCCCAGCGAACTCGGCGGGCAGCCCGTCACGGTACGCGGCGGGAAGGCCACCCTCCCGGACGGCACCATCGCCGGGAGCGTCCTGACCATGGACGCCGCCCTGCGCCGCGCCGTCGCCGCCGGCATTCCCCTGCCGGAAGCGAGCCGCATGGCCAGCCTGACCCCCGCCCGCTCGATTGGCCTGCACGACCGGGGCGAACTGAGGCCCGGCCTGCGCGCCGACCTCGTCACCCTGGACCCGGAGCTGACCGTGCAGGGCGTGCATGTCGCCGGCAGACCCATTGCCGGAACCCCTATGGCCGCAACACCCACCCTGGAGAACCCATGACCGACCCTCTGATGTTGCAGGAAGCCCGGCAGTCCCCGGACGTCACCCGCCGCCAACTCGCCGAAAACGCCGACGTCAGCCGCGCCCTGGCCGCCGCCATCCGCACCCTGAAGCCCGCATACGCCGTTACCATCGCGCGCGGCAGCAGTGACCACGCCTGCACGGTCCTCAAGTACGCCCTGGAAACGCAGCTGGGCCTGCCGGTCGCCAGCCTCGGGCCCAGCGTTCACACGCTGTACGGCACCCGCCTGGACCTGCGCGGCGCCCTGGTGATCGCCGTGTCGCAGAGCGGCGCCAGCCCCGACGTGGTCGAGAACGTCCGCGCCGCCCGCGACAGCGGCGCCCTGACCGTCGCGCTGGTCAACGTGGAAGACAGCGACCTCGCGCGCGCCGCCGAGTTCGTCCTGCCCCTGCGCGGCGGTGAGGAACGCGCCGTGGCCGCCACCAAGAGCTACCTCGCCAGCCTGACCGCCCTGCTGCCCGTCATCGCCGACCTCAGCGGCGACGACGCCCTGCTGCGCGGCCTGCACGCCCTGCCCGCCGCGCTGGAAGCCACCCTGGCCCTCGAAGATCAGGCGCGCGATCTGGCCGACCGCTACCGCTTCGCGGAGAACCTGATCGTCCTCACGCGTGGCCTGCACTACGGCGTGGCGCAGGAAGCCGCCCTGAAACTCAAGGAAACCAGTGGCATTCACGCCGAGGCGTACTCCGCCGCCGAGTTCAGCCACGGCCCCAGACGCCTGCTCGCCGAGGGCCTCCCGGTCCTGGCGTTCACGCCCGCCGATCAGGCCGGGGCCGCCACCCGCGCCGCGCTGGACGCCCTGCAGGCCGACGGCGCGGACCTGCGCACCATCGGCCCCGCCAGCGGCAGCACCCTCACCACGCCCGCCACCGGGCACGGCCTGACCGACACGGTCCCCAGCGCCCTGGCGTTCTACCTGTTCGCCGCGCACCTCTCACTGGCACGCGGCCTGAACCCCGACCAGCCCCCGCTGCTCAGCAAGGTCACGAAAACCCGCTGAGCCTTACGGGCCTGCCCGCATCAGGCCGTGCCCGGCTGCCCGGTGGGCGCAGGCACGTCCTGCACGGGGGCGCGGCCCAGCAGCAGTGGCGCGGCGAACACCAGTAGCGCCGCGACCGTCAGCGCCGTCTGCGTGCCCAGGACCGTGCCCAGCCAGCCGCCCAGCGCCGCGCCGAGCGGCAGGCTGCCCCACAGCAGCGTGCGCGAGGCGGTCGCCACCCGCGCCTCCATGCCGGCCGGCGAGAGCGACTGGCGCAGCGCGTCCTGCCGGATGTTGTACGTGACCACGCAGGCCGTTCCGGCGGCGCGGCCCAGCATGATCAGTGCCAGCCCCAGCGCGCCCGGCGCGGCCAGCGGCACCAGCAGGCCCGCGCCCGCCAGGGCCAGCAGGCCGCCGCGCATGACCCGGTCGTCCGGCACGCCCGACAGGCGGCGGCTCAGGGACGCGCCTGTCAGTCCGCCCAGCCCGCCCACCGTCAGGGTCAGGCCCATCAAGACCGGCGGCACCTGCCACACGCGTAACAGATGAAACGACAGCAGCGTGAACGTCATGGCCCGCGCGAAGTTCACGAACGCCGCCGTGACCGCCAGCCGCCGCAGCAGCCCGTGCCGCCACACGAACGCCATGCCGCGCGCCGCGTCCCCGAACAGCGTGCCCCGCACTTCACGGTCCGCCAGGACCGGGGCGCGCAGACCCAGCAGGCGCAGGCTGGCCGCCAGGAAACTCAGGGACTCACCCAGCAGCGCCGCCGCCGCGCCCGCCTGCGCGATCAGCAGGCCGCTCAGGCCCGGCGCGGCGGCCAGCGCCGCCTGCTCTCCGGCCTGCACGGCCCGGTTCGCGTCCCGGCGGTCCTCGAAGTGCGCCAGCCAGCGCTGCGTGGACGCGTCGTGCAGCGCCCCCAGGCTCCCCAGCAGCAGCGCCATGCCCGCCAGCACCGGAGCAGACAGCGCGCCCGCGTGCGCCAGCCCTGCCGCGCCCAGCAGCAGTGCCCCGCGCGCCACGTTCATGCCCAGCATGGCCGCGCGGGGCGGCAGGCGGTCCGCGACGGCGCCCAGCAGCAGACCCAGCAGCAGGTGCGGCAGGAACGCCGCCGCCGTGATCAGGCCCAGCGTCAGGGCGGTGCTGCCCGGCAGGGTCGAGGCGATCACCGGCAGACTCAGCGCACCCAGTTGCTGTCCCGCCGCGCTCAGCGCCGCCGCCTGACCCAGCGCGGACGGCGCGGACGGAACCGGTGCGGGGGGCCGGGGAGAGGCCCCAGCAGTGCGCGGGGTCACGGCCTGCCCACCCGTTCGCCCGGCGCCGCTTCACCCTGCGCGGCGCTGGGGTGCGTGGCGCCGCGCAGGCGGGCGGCGAACCACGCGGCCTGCCCGTCCAGTTCGGCGGCCGTCTCGCCCAGCAGCATCAGGCCGGCGCGGTCGGTGCCGCCCCAGGGGGCCGCGTGCGAGATCAGCATCGGCACGGCGCGGCCCTCCTGCCAGCCTTCGAGCAGCACGCCGCTGAGGGTGTCGGGCGCGCAGGTGCTGGTCAGGATCTCCAGCCGCGCCTGAAGCCCGTGCGCCCGCAGGGCCGGTCCCAGCAGCGCAGCCAGCGTTCCGCCGGTCAGGCGGGGATTCACCTCGGCCACCAGCAGGGGCGCCCCCGCGCCGGGGTCCATCAGGTCCACGCCCAGCACGCCCCGGAATCCCCGCGCGGCGCAGGCGAGCGCCACTTCCGCTCCCAGCGCGGCGCACCCGGCCTCACGCGCCAGCGGGCGGAGCTCCACACCGCTGAAACGCGCGCCGACCAGCCGCTGCACCGTCACGCCCAGCACGGTCACGTCGCCCGGACCGCGCACCGCCACCTGCACGCTCGGACTGGATTCCAGATGCAACCGGGTTTCCAGTACCAGCGGCGCGCCCGCCGGGTAGCGCGCGGCAGCCTCGGCAGCCTCCTGCGGGTCCGCGCAGAAGACCACGTCCGCCCCGCCACCCGTGGGCGCGAAACTGGCCTTCACGACCACCGCGCCGCCCAGCTCGGCGGCGACCGCGCGCACGGCGTCCGGTTCGTTGGGCGTCACCCGGCGCGGCGGCAGGCAGGCCGTCAGCGCCGAGAGCCGCGCCTTGTCCGCCAGTTCCGTCAGCAGGTCCGGCGGCAGCGCCGCGTCACGCGCTGCCAGGTCTGCCGGATGCTGAGGGAACATCGTCACCAGCGGCCCGAACTCGCCGCGCAGGGTCCGCAGCGCCTCCCGGTACGACGCGCGGTCCCGGTACGTCACGACCCGCGCCGGCAACTCGAAACCCACCTGCCGGAACAACCGGGCCTGTTGCGGCGTCCACGCGCTCTCGTGCGCGGCCAGTCCCAGCCCGCCCATCAGCTGGTTCGTGCCGCCCAGTCCCAGATCGGTGTGCAGGTCGCTGCGACCGAACAGCGGATTCTCGAACGGCAACCGGTACGTGACCGCGCCCCCCGGCAGCACGTCTGCCGGACGCAGCGACAGGGACGGACGGAACGGGCGGCGCGCGGCAGGGAACGGCGAAACAGGGTGCGTCAAGACATCACTCCCGGAAGGTAGCTGGGGCGGAGGCGCGCGGGTCAGTCAGCCCGCCCGGGCCTGGGCCCGACCGGACTCGGACACGACGGAACGTGAACGGAACTGCGTGCAGTATTCCCGTCCGCTCCCCGACTGTCGAGCAGAAATGACCATCCGCGCCCACAGCCCACGTTGTCCGGCCAGTCGCTTCCGGCCACCCTCATCCTGCTGCTGTCAGGCCGGGCTGTTCCCGCCCGTGCCGCCCTCGTGTGTGTCGCCCTCGTTGGGTTCGCTTTCCTGCGGGTCGCTGCCTCCGGCGAGGCCGGGCAGGTCGCCGCCGGTGAAGCGTTTGGTGAGCCACCGGTCGAAGCGGGCCATGTTGTTCGCCTGCCGCTCGAAGGCGGCGTTGATGGCGCGCAGGCGGGTGTGCAGCGCTTTCAGGCGCGTGTCGTCGAGGGGAATGTCGGCGCGGGTCCAGTCGCGGCGGTAGTGGCCGTGGATGTCGTGCGTGGCGCGGCGCAGGATGACCATGTCCCGCGCCTCCTCCAGGGTCATGCCGAGGGCGCGCAGGTCGATCAGGTCGCGCAGGAGCCGCAGCGAGTACGGGCCGTACAGCGCCCGGCCGGATGCGGTCACCTGATCGGGTGTCAGGAGGTGCAGTTCGGCGTAGTGCATGACGGTGCGGCGGGTGACACCGGCCTCGCGGGCCAGTTCGGCGGTCGTGTAGAAGGTCGGGGCGGGTTGGGGCGCGGCGGGCTGGGTTGGGGCTGGGTCGGTCACGGCGTGATGATCACTTTACCGGTCACTCGGCGTTCCAGCAGGTCGCGCATGGCGCGCGGGCCGTCCTCCAGGGAGTAGCGTTCGCTGACCAGGGGGCGCACCGTGCCGTCCATGACCCATCCGGCCAGCCGGGCGAGGTTGCGGGCGTTTCCGGCGGGGTCGCGGCGCGCGAACTCGCCCCAGAACACACCCACGACCGACGCGCCCTTCAGGAGCGGCAGGTTCAGCGGCAGGCGCGGAATCTCGCCGCCCGCGAAGCCGATCACGAGGTACCGGCCGCCCCACGCGATGCTGCGGAAGGCACTCTCGGCCCAGCGGTCACCGACGGGGTCGAGGATCACGTCCACGCCCTGTTTGCCGGTCAATGCTTTCAGGGCGTCTTTCAGGTCGGCCTGTTCGTAGTTGATGACCTCGTCCGCGCCGTGCTGGCGGGCCAGTTCGAGTTTCTCGTCGGTGCTGGCGGCGGCGATCACGCGCGCGCCGAGCGCCTTGCCGATCATGATGGCGGCCAGTCCCACGCCCCCGGCGGCCCCCAGGACCAGCAGCGTCTCACCGGCTTTCACCTGCCCACGGTCGATCAGGGCGTGCATGACCGTCCCGTACGCCAGGGGCAGCGTGGCGGCCACGCCGAGGTCCATGCCGTCCGGCAGGGGCATGACGGCGGCGGCCGGGGCGTTCAGGTGCGTGGCGAACGCGCCGGTGCCCGTGAACGCCGCGACCCGCTGGCCCACGCTCAGGCCGCGCACGCCCTCACCGACGGCGGTGATGACCCCGGCGGCCTCCGCGCCCGGCGTGAACGGCAGCGGCGGGCGCACCTGATACTGGCCCATGACCATCAGCGCGTCCGGGTAGTTCACCCCGGCGGCGTGCACCTCGATGGTCACCTCGCCGGGCGCGGGGGCGGGGGTGGGCGTGTCGAGGACGGTCAGGGTTTCGGGCTGGTCGAAGGCGGTGCAGGTCAGGGCGCGCATGGGGGTTCCTCCAGGGGAAAGGGGCTTGGGGGTGGGTTGAGGCTGTGCGTCCATCTTAAGCCAACTTGACGCACACGTTCAAAGTTGACGTGCACGTTCACGGTCGGTAGGCTCTGGGTATCCACAGACGCGCGGGGCAGCCCCGACCGGCGGAGCCCGCCCGCCCCACCTTCCACCCTTCCCTGTACCCGAGGAGCGACCCGCATGGCCCCCTTCCTGAACCGACGCGACCTGCAATTCCAGCTGTTCGAGGCCCTCGACACCGAGGCCCTGACCGCCCGACCCCGCTTCGCGGAGCACAGCCGCGAGGTGTACGAGGACATCCTGAACGTCGCGTACACCGTCGCCGACCGCTACTTCGCCAACCACGCCCGCGAGGGTGACCTGAACGAACCGCACGTCGTGGCGGGCCGCGTGCAACTCCCGGCTGCCGTGAGCGACGCCATGCGCGCCTTCCGCGAGGCCGGGTTCTTCAGCGCCCACCACGACGAGGACCTGGGCGGCCTGCAACTGCCGTGGGTGGTCATGCAGGCCGTGCAGGCGCACTTCCAGGCGGCGAACGTGGGCAGCAGCGGCTACCCCTTCCTGACCATCGGGAACGCCAACCTGCAACGCATCTTCGCCTCGCCCGAACAGCAGCAGAAGTACATGCTGCCGCTGCTGGAAGGCCGCTGGTTCGGCACCATGGCCCTCAGCGAACCGCAGGCCGGGTCCGGACTGGCCGACATCACCACCACCGCCACGCCCCTCGCTGACGGCACGTACGCCATCAGCGGCACCAAGATGTGGATCTCGGGCGGCGAGCACGAACTCAGCGAGAACATCGTGCACCTCGTCCTGGCCCGCATCGCGGGCGGCCCGGCTGGCGTGAAGGGCATCAGCCTGTTCCTGGTCCCGCGCTACCGCGTGCAGGCCGACGGCAGCGTCGGCGAGAGCAACCATGTCGTCCTGGCGGGCCTGAACCACAAGATGGGCTACCGGGGCACCACC contains these protein-coding regions:
- a CDS encoding SIS domain-containing protein, whose protein sequence is MTDPLMLQEARQSPDVTRRQLAENADVSRALAAAIRTLKPAYAVTIARGSSDHACTVLKYALETQLGLPVASLGPSVHTLYGTRLDLRGALVIAVSQSGASPDVVENVRAARDSGALTVALVNVEDSDLARAAEFVLPLRGGEERAVAATKSYLASLTALLPVIADLSGDDALLRGLHALPAALEATLALEDQARDLADRYRFAENLIVLTRGLHYGVAQEAALKLKETSGIHAEAYSAAEFSHGPRRLLAEGLPVLAFTPADQAGAATRAALDALQADGADLRTIGPASGSTLTTPATGHGLTDTVPSALAFYLFAAHLSLARGLNPDQPPLLSKVTKTR
- a CDS encoding MFS transporter encodes the protein MTPRTAGASPRPPAPVPSAPSALGQAAALSAAGQQLGALSLPVIASTLPGSTALTLGLITAAAFLPHLLLGLLLGAVADRLPPRAAMLGMNVARGALLLGAAGLAHAGALSAPVLAGMALLLGSLGALHDASTQRWLAHFEDRRDANRAVQAGEQAALAAAPGLSGLLIAQAGAAAALLGESLSFLAASLRLLGLRAPVLADREVRGTLFGDAARGMAFVWRHGLLRRLAVTAAFVNFARAMTFTLLSFHLLRVWQVPPVLMGLTLTVGGLGGLTGASLSRRLSGVPDDRVMRGGLLALAGAGLLVPLAAPGALGLALIMLGRAAGTACVVTYNIRQDALRQSLSPAGMEARVATASRTLLWGSLPLGAALGGWLGTVLGTQTALTVAALLVFAAPLLLGRAPVQDVPAPTGQPGTA
- a CDS encoding MerR family transcriptional regulator; amino-acid sequence: MTDPAPTQPAAPQPAPTFYTTAELAREAGVTRRTVMHYAELHLLTPDQVTASGRALYGPYSLRLLRDLIDLRALGMTLEEARDMVILRRATHDIHGHYRRDWTRADIPLDDTRLKALHTRLRAINAAFERQANNMARFDRWLTKRFTGGDLPGLAGGSDPQESEPNEGDTHEGGTGGNSPA
- a CDS encoding NADPH:quinone oxidoreductase family protein, which produces MRALTCTAFDQPETLTVLDTPTPAPAPGEVTIEVHAAGVNYPDALMVMGQYQVRPPLPFTPGAEAAGVITAVGEGVRGLSVGQRVAAFTGTGAFATHLNAPAAAVMPLPDGMDLGVAATLPLAYGTVMHALIDRGQVKAGETLLVLGAAGGVGLAAIMIGKALGARVIAAASTDEKLELARQHGADEVINYEQADLKDALKALTGKQGVDVILDPVGDRWAESAFRSIAWGGRYLVIGFAGGEIPRLPLNLPLLKGASVVGVFWGEFARRDPAGNARNLARLAGWVMDGTVRPLVSERYSLEDGPRAMRDLLERRVTGKVIITP